One Bacteroidales bacterium DNA segment encodes these proteins:
- a CDS encoding four helix bundle protein: MEENAKSFVELAVWQKAHSLVLDIYLLTKTFPKEELYGLTNQLRRAAVSVPANIAEGFGRFSKTEKVRFFNISQGSLNEVKYFLILANDLKYGEVEMLKSKSEEISKILDSYIKRIREDK, translated from the coding sequence GTGGAGGAAAATGCAAAATCATTTGTTGAGTTGGCAGTTTGGCAAAAAGCTCATTCATTAGTCCTTGATATCTATTTGTTAACAAAGACCTTCCCAAAAGAAGAGTTGTATGGATTGACAAACCAGTTAAGGAGAGCTGCTGTATCGGTTCCTGCTAATATAGCCGAAGGTTTTGGAAGATTCAGCAAAACTGAAAAAGTAAGATTCTTCAATATTTCTCAAGGTTCATTAAATGAAGTTAAATACTTTCTTATTTTGGCAAATGACTTAAAATATGGTGAAGTAGAAATGCTAAAATCTAAATCGGAAGAAATCAGCAAAATCCTGGATTCATATATCAAAAGGATCAGAGAAGATAAATGA
- a CDS encoding OFA family MFS transporter, protein MNKNKIMNRNLVVIGAIMIQLALGAIYAWSVYTKSLREAGWSKQETQMVFSAGLALFAIVMVIAGRFLQHPKVGPRKLAMASGFVLSVGYILAGIFGAENFTTTFIFVGIIGGAGIGLGYVVPIAVGIKWFPDKKGLITGLAVAGFGFGATLWMTLADKLGPIGGGELLKNLGVSGTFIAFGIAYFILVEIGSYWMTFPPDGWKPEGWNPPQADKSKSVAGSVTLTSWEMLRTPQFYLILLTFAFGASAGLMSIGLMKLWPMEAMEAHGIPKEQASAAATLAMAVFFALFNGLGRIIWGMISDKIGRRLSIIIMAATQGVFVFLFQWMAGNEYTLFLFAMLIGFNFGGNFALFPTITADIFGTKYVGMNYGWVFLAYAIGGIFGPIMGGKLGDMGNFPLAFTICGILCIVSVLTISMVKPVKKTT, encoded by the coding sequence ATGAATAAGAATAAAATAATGAACCGTAACCTGGTGGTGATCGGTGCAATCATGATCCAGTTAGCACTGGGTGCCATCTATGCCTGGTCTGTTTACACAAAATCCTTAAGGGAAGCAGGCTGGTCAAAACAAGAAACCCAAATGGTCTTTTCCGCAGGACTTGCTTTATTTGCAATTGTAATGGTTATCGCCGGCCGCTTTCTGCAACATCCCAAAGTTGGTCCCAGGAAACTGGCTATGGCTAGCGGTTTTGTCCTGAGTGTCGGCTATATCCTGGCAGGAATTTTTGGTGCAGAAAACTTTACAACCACATTTATTTTTGTCGGAATTATTGGTGGGGCAGGCATCGGCCTCGGTTATGTTGTCCCGATCGCAGTCGGAATAAAATGGTTCCCGGATAAGAAAGGCCTGATCACAGGTCTGGCAGTTGCCGGTTTTGGTTTCGGCGCTACATTGTGGATGACATTGGCTGACAAACTTGGCCCTATCGGCGGAGGTGAACTTCTGAAAAACCTTGGTGTTTCCGGTACTTTTATCGCCTTTGGCATCGCATATTTTATTCTTGTTGAAATCGGGAGCTATTGGATGACATTTCCTCCCGATGGCTGGAAACCAGAAGGATGGAACCCACCCCAGGCAGATAAATCAAAATCTGTAGCCGGCTCAGTAACCCTTACCAGTTGGGAAATGTTAAGGACACCTCAATTTTACCTGATCCTGCTGACGTTTGCCTTTGGTGCAAGTGCAGGCTTGATGAGTATCGGACTGATGAAACTCTGGCCGATGGAAGCAATGGAAGCTCATGGTATTCCAAAGGAACAGGCAAGTGCTGCAGCAACCCTTGCAATGGCAGTGTTCTTTGCCCTGTTCAATGGGCTTGGAAGGATCATCTGGGGAATGATCAGCGACAAGATCGGACGCAGACTCTCGATCATCATTATGGCAGCAACTCAAGGTGTATTTGTTTTCCTCTTCCAGTGGATGGCAGGCAATGAATATACCCTGTTTCTTTTTGCAATGCTTATCGGGTTTAACTTCGGTGGAAATTTTGCGCTATTTCCAACCATTACAGCCGATATTTTCGGCACAAAATATGTCGGCATGAATTATGGCTGGGTGTTCCTTGCCTATGCCATTGGCGGTATATTCGGGCCGATAATGGGCGGAAAATTGGGGGATATGGGAAACTTCCCGCTTGCATTCACTATTTGCGGAATTCTTTGTATCGTTTCAGTTTTAACGATATCAATGGTTAAACCGGTTAAAAAAACAACTTAA